AGACCCAGTTCATGCCCACTACCTACAACCAGCATGCGGTGGATTTCGACGGCGACGGCAAGCGCGACCTGTGGAACTCCTCGGCCGATGCCCTGGCTTCGGCGGCTCATTACCTGCAAGCGTCAGGATGGCAGCGCGGCCAGCCCTGGGGATTCGAGGTGCGCCTGCCGAGCGACTTCGACTACGCCCTGGCTGACCCGGACCAGCGTCGCAGCCTGACCGAGTGGGCCGAACTCGGCGTGCGCCCGCTGGCACCGACCGGCGCCGCCGCCAGCGCGCGCGCCAGCCTGCAGCTACCGGCCGGACACAAAGGCCCGGCCTTCCTGCTGCTGGACAATTTCCGCAGCATCCTCAAGTACAACAACTCCACCTCATACGCGCTGGCCATCGGCCTGCTCGCCGACAACCTGGTGCGCCCCAGCGAAGTGCAGGGCCAGTGGCCACGCGGCGAACGCCAGCTCGGTCGCAGCGAGCGCGTCGAGCTGCAGGAGCTGCTGGCCCAGGCCGGTTTCGACCCGGGCCCGGCCGACGGCATCATCGGCGCCAACACGCGCAAGGCCATCCGCGCCCTGCAGCTGCAATTGAACTGGCCTGCCGATGGCTACCCCAATACCGAGCTGCTGCAACAGCTGCGCGCACGCTAAGCCTGGGCCTCGCTGAACGCTGCCTCGTCGCCCCTTGGCCGACAGGCGGTCTCAGCGTGCCCATGAGCCTTCTGTGATAGACTGGCCAGCGGCCACAAGCCACCTGCCCACGGAGCCTCTAGCGGAGCCCTGATTCCCGATGTCCGACACCTCCCCGCCCAAATCCGTCGCCAGCGGCGAAAAATTTCGCACCGCCCAAGGCATCACCGCCATCAAGGATGGC
This region of Pseudomonas wenzhouensis genomic DNA includes:
- a CDS encoding lytic murein transglycosylase, coding for MPHQFPRRALALLPLLLLAACAQAPAENLPTANAPATAQAAPADALTSFADWRQALRDEALAAGIDAALFDRIFAGVTPDPAVLKADSSQPEFTRPVWEYLDGAVSSSRIGRGRVLLAQHSLVLQRIEQQYGVEAPILVAIWGLESNFGNNIGSHSVIRSLATLAYDGRRQGFWRAQLLAALQILQNGDVPSERMIGSWAGAMGQTQFMPTTYNQHAVDFDGDGKRDLWNSSADALASAAHYLQASGWQRGQPWGFEVRLPSDFDYALADPDQRRSLTEWAELGVRPLAPTGAAASARASLQLPAGHKGPAFLLLDNFRSILKYNNSTSYALAIGLLADNLVRPSEVQGQWPRGERQLGRSERVELQELLAQAGFDPGPADGIIGANTRKAIRALQLQLNWPADGYPNTELLQQLRAR